CTTGCGCACCCAGGCGCCCAGTGGCGATCTGCTCCATCACTTGGGCTTTGCGCTCCAGGATCCGCATCAGGTAAGCATCGAACGACCCCTCCTGGACGTAGTTCACAATCAGAACCTCTTTGTTCTGATTGCCCTGACGCACCATCCTAGCGTGACGCTGCACCAGGTCGACCGCCCTCAAGGGGTAGTCGATGTTGTGGATCACCTTAAGCCTGTCCTGGATGTTAAGCCCCAGCCCACCTTTCTGTGTGGAGCCGACAATCACCCGGACTTTGCCCTCACGTACCTTGGCGAACAGGCGCTCCGCGTCACGACCTTGCGCTTCGTGAACAAAGGCTATCTCGTGCAGCGGTATACCACGGGCCACAAGCAGGCCCCTGAGTTCCTCGTAGAGGTTAAGCTTGCTACCAGGTACCCCGTAGTCCAGGAAGACCAACTGCACCAAGCCCGGAAACTCGGAGTAGTACTCGACTATCTTTTGCGCCGCCGCCGGCAGCTTTCCGTTGGCAGGATCGAACCGCCAGCGTTCGGGATCGACTAAAGCGAGCGAGATTGCCCCCAGTCGCGCCTCGGTGCTCAGTTTTAACAAGTTGTCAACACTTCTCTTGACCAGACCGGAGCGGATCTTCTGCGCCCGGGCGTAGATCTCCTGGTAGAAATCCTTGATCTCCGGGGACAGGGGCACGACCTCGTTCCTAACCGAAGCCTTAGGGCGCTGTATGTCAGGCAAAGCATCAAGGTGGTGGCCAATTGCTACCTGTCGCCACATCCTTATCAGTTCGGACAGGTTCACAAACGGGCCAATGTAGCTCTGGGGCCGGTAGGCTCCCTCGACCGTAAGGTCAACAGTAGTGGTGCGCTTCGCGAAATTCGTCAGCCACTGGTCGAGGTGTTCCATCCCACGTTCGGCTAAGAGATCGGGAGCTAGGTAGCGGAGATAGTTGTGGATCTCCGCTATGCTGTTAGCAAGCGGTGTTCCGGTAGCCAAAATGAGACCGCTGTTCCCTCTAAGCGACTGGACGTACCTTGCCTTCAGGTAGAGATCCCACGCCCGCGCTGATTCGGCGGTCTGAATAAGGGCGCTCGAAACAGGAAGGTTCTTGAAGTTGTGCGCCTCGTCGACGATGATCTGGTCAATTCCAAGATCTTCGAACCAGATACCGCGCTCCTTGGGCCCCCGCCTCAGCCCCTCGAGCCGTGCTTCCAGTGCCGCCAGGCGGCGAAGTATCGCCCGCTCCGTAGGTCCGGCGCGGCGCTCCGACTCTTCACGTGACGACTCAAGCGCCTGCCTGAGCTTACGCAACTCGTCGGCAACCACCTCTGCCGCAAAATCCGGCGAGACAGGGATCCGAGCAAAAGCTGTGTAGGGCATTACAACAGCGTCCCAGTTGCCAGTGGCAACACGAGCGATAAAAGCCGCCCGCTTCTCTGGCTGCAAGTCAGCGGCTGTGGCCGCTAGAATACGGGCACCAGGATAGATCGCCCTGAACTGATAGGTAAACTGGTGAAGCGTTTGGTTCGGAACAACAAACAGCGGTGGCCGTTTTGTAATGCCGTGCTGTCGCAGGAGCATACCGGTCACAATCAGGCTATATGTCTTGCCACCACCAGCCTGCGTAGACACCAGACCGCGACCACCGTTGACCAACAGGAAAGCAATCTCCTTTTTCTGGTGGTCCATGAGCTCAAAGGGTTGGCCTGCAACAGTAGAAGCCAAACCCGGAAAGCGCAGCCAATCGGTAACCGGTTCATAGGGAACCGACGAGCTGAGGAGCGCGTTGAACCGGTTAGCCAGACGCTCTCCTACAGCGGGAACTGAAGTGACATACTCGTTGAAGTACTGGTGAAGCTCATCAACCCGCTGCTTGGCAAGATAGGTCGCCTCGACATCGAGGACACTCTTGTCCCCGACTTTTCGGTAGACCCTAGGCTCCGTGTTGTTCAGTGCATGCCGCAGGATAGTACTGAAAGGCACGCTCTCAGTGCCCAAGTTGCGAAGTATCCGGTTGAGAGCGGCTGCCTCTGCTTTCCACACACCGAGCGGGGCTACGTACTCAAGCGAGACTCTGTCTATTAGTTTATAGGCCTGCCACGAACCGCCCTTCTCTTGGGCCAGCCACTCCAGGAAACGTTTGAGTACGGATTCCTCGATCCACCCGGGACCCAGCCGCCATTGGATCTCGTTAGCCGTCTTCTGCTTCGGAAGCCGCCGCCGCAAAGCCTCGACGTTCTTCTGGTACTGGGGGTCCGTCTGGGCTGCAAGCTCGGCTTCCTCAATCTTAAGTGGCAGATTCCCGGCAAGATACACGTCTGCGGGGATCCAGCGCTTGGTTGCGGGGTCGTTGTAGATTCTGCCCTCGAGCGCCTGCAGGACGTGCTGTAGATCCTGACCACTGAGCTCTGCCACTAGATCGAGGTCAACTTCCCCTTTTCCTCTGGCTCGCGCTATGGCGTAAGCCTCGTCGATACTCAGTGTGCCGCTCTTTTTCGCGGGCTGAAGTACTCGGCGTGTCAGAATGTCAGCTTCGGCATAGCCACCGTCGGGAGCTTCGTACTCCAGGGCAGCTACAAGACCGTAGTCGGGGTCGCTTTCGAAGCCTTCAAGGTTACCCTCCTCCAGGAGCCGGCCAAATTGGTCCACGAATGAGCGGTACGTTTGCCTTAGCTCTGTCCTCGCTTGCTCTATCTCACTGTCTGGTGCATCAGACAGCTCCAACCGCAGGAGCGACCTTACCCTTTCCTTGAGCCTGACCAACATCGAGACGCGGGCATGGGAAGCAGGCCGCACCTCGGGCTCTCTGACCTGGCCATTGATGATCTGGCGAAGGCCTGATGGGGTTTCAACGAAAGAACCCTCTTGATACTGGCTCAGGACACCACCAGCCCCGGCCACGGCAGCATCTAGGTTCGCCGTCGCAACGGGTTCCTGCTGTAGCACCCGCTCGGGTACCTCGTTCAGAATCTCGTCAAACAACTTGCCAAGGTCGGTGTCGGCCGGCAGTCGCCGCGGCTCTCCACCGACTCGGAATGGAGCCACCACACCTCGCATAGGCTGCGGTCGCTCTCCTCTGGCCCTACTTGCCAGGACACGCTCGGGGTGCTTATCCCAGTACTCGTTGCGACCGCTCGGAGCTTCCAGGAAATCAGGCTCAGCTGGCGGTTTCTCGTTGGGTAACAGACGCCTGAAGACCAGAAGGTCGCTCTCGACTGACGTTAACTCACCCTCATGGGCCTCGGCTGGCAGGCGCAGGGCATAGAGAAGCTCAGCGTTCCGGGCCCAAAACTCCCGATGGGCTTGCGTCTTCGAATCCATCGAGTAGGTACTCGTAATGAGTGCAACCAACCCACCCGGCCTGACAAGCTTCAGCGACTTGGCGATGAAGTAGTTGTGGAGTGAAAGCTTATCGAGGTCAGGATCGGGATCGGGTACCCTCACCTCAGCGAAAGGAACGTTGCCAATCACAAGATCGAACGTTCCAGAAGGCAATGGGGCTTGCTGGAAAGCCTGGTTCACCACACGCGCCTGCGGCAGCAGGTGCCGCAGCACAGCACTGGAATACGGATCCAACTCAACGGCCGTTACCGCAACGGGAAGACCTTCCGGTGCCAGTGTAATAAACCGACCGCTACCAGCCGACGGTTCGAGAACACGGCCACCCTTGAACCCTAGCTTCTGAACCAAAGCCCAAATCTTCGTCACGAGCACAGGGCTCGTGTAGAAACCGGTGAGCGCACTCGCTGGATAACGCTCTACGGTCTTCAAGATTTTGTCGATTTTCTCCGGTGCAAGCCCGTGCTGCGTCAGAGCGCGGGCAAATTGCTTCGCACCCCAACTTGGGTCAGCATGGCGGACCGTGCCCCAACCTCTAAACCTCGCTAAGAGAGCTTGCTCTTCAGGTGTTGCCCGCCGACCTTCGCGCTCAAGCGCATCCAGAAGTGCCAAAGCTCGCGCTTGGTCCTCGATTATCTGGCTTCGCGGGACTGGGGAGTAGTCTTCTGCGCTGGCTCTGTAGTTCGTGAGAGCTGCTGTTCCCACTCCTCCAGGAACTCGAACACCTCCCGGAGCTTCTGGTTCAGGTACCACTCCAACATCATGAGGTGGAGCCACCCCAGGTAGTGCGCCTCCGACGGGAACTGCTTCCGGAGGTTTTCCTCCTGCTGCCACCCCTTCGACAGTTGCTCCCACAGGCGTCGGTAGCTGTCCTGTAGGTCCTGTGCCACTAGCTCCAGGTACTGGCGTACCTCCGACTTCCGTTTCCGCCACTCCCTGTACAGCTGTGGGGTGAAGTCCCGTAGGAACTGCTCCGACAGCCGGAGGACCTTGCCCTTGCTCAGCAGATACCGATCCATCCGTAAACTCCTTCCTAGCGCGCTCGTTCTCCTCTAACAGTGCACCCCAGCGGCTGTCTGTAGGGAAGACCGTGAGCGCCGACATCAAAAGCGACGTAGCACCGTCAAAGTTACGGTCCGCAATAGCCGCCCTGATCAGCGCCTCGTACTCGTCTGCGGTTGTCGGCTCGGGAACGTAGACGTCCACATCCGGTGGTGGTGGCGTTACGTCCGGTCGGCCTTCGGTGTGTTCGGGCACAAAGATCTGTTCAGTTTGGCTCAAACCAGCCCTATCGGCTGCGGTTCTTGTTTCGACGGCAACTTCGAATACTTGCCCCCTGCGCGCTGGAATAGCCTTGAGGAAATCACGCAGCGCGTCGAAAACGTGCTCTTTGACAAGCGGTAGTTTCGGGGCTGGGCCCCACAGCAGAAAGCTGGTCGGCGTTATGTGGAAAGCATCGCGACCGAGCTCGGCCGCGAGAACCCGTCCAACGGTAGCTATAAGTCTCTTGTCCACCTCCGAGCTGGCGTCGCGCGTGTCAGTAGTGAGCAACGACAGCCTCAGGAACTCATAATCCGGCTTTTGAAGCCTTGGCTTGGCTACCTGTAGAGCGCTAGCATTTGGCAGACCGCTAACCGGATCGCGGTACTCGGTTGGCCCGACGACGCCTTCGTCCCCGTAGCGCTGCCCGGGAACACCAAGATCCCTGTATCTAGGACCTTGTTCCTTGGGCTTCAGACCCTTGAGCTCCTCGAATACAGCAGACCAGTCCTGGCCGCGCGCCAGCCGCAGACCGACGTTGTAGTCGCCAACCTTGCGCTCGAAGCTGGGTAACCTCCCCCTGATCTCAGCTTCAAGGCGCTGAAGGTCGTCCTGCTTCCCAATCACAGCAAACTCATCACCCCCGACCCTGAAGATATTCCTACCTGGGAAGCCAGTAGCCTTGGCTGCATCTGTGAGCAAGCGGGCTACGTCTTTCAATGCAGCGTTACCCGCTTGCCAATCGAGTAAGTCGTTCAGGGCTTTGAAGTTGGTGATGTCAAGACCAAGCACACCGAGGTTGAGCGCTTGTGCCCTGCTCATGGCTTTCTCGAAAGCACGAGCATTCCCTAGTCCGGTTAGGGCATCAACATACAGACCTAGTAGCTCTTCCACGAGGGCTGGATCGCTTATCTCTCCAAGCCGCCGACGTAGTTCTACTTCGGGCGATACGTCTGGTGTCGTCTGGGGTGTCTCCCCGCCAGGAGGCGGTGGCACCCCGGGAGTGGGGGACACCCCACCAGTCGGCGGAGGTGGCGGCAGGACTCCGGTCGGCGGAGGTGGCGGCAAGACTCCGGTCGGCAGAGATGGCGGTACCCCACCAGTCGGCGGAGACGGCGGTACCCCACCGGTCGGCGGAGGTGGCGGCAAGACTCCGGTCGGCAGAGACGGCGGTACCCCACCAGTCGGCGGAGACGGCGGTACCCCACCGGTCGGCGGAGATGGCGGTACCCCACCAGTCGGCGGAGACGGCGGTACCCCACCGGTCGGCGGAGATGGCGGTACTCCACCGGTCGGCGGAGACGGCGGTACCCCACCAGTCGGCGGGGCAGGGGACGGCGGAGCTGTCCCTGTCGGCGGGCTAGTAGGAGGCGAAGGTGGCCTCGAGGGAGGGACACCGCCCCGCGGGGGTGGGCCACCAGGCGCGGGGGGCATCTGCAAGCGGGACATGAGCTGATCCCGAACGGCCGCTTCCAACTCCTGCAACAGAGAGCCATCAACGGTAATTTTTCTCTTTTCCAGGTCGGCTAAGACCACTGCCCGGGCAGTGGCAATGGCGTTGTCTATGTCCCCTTCAGTCGGCTGCAAGAT
The candidate division KSB1 bacterium DNA segment above includes these coding regions:
- a CDS encoding diguanylate cyclase — protein: MPPAPGGPPPRGGVPPSRPPSPPTSPPTGTAPPSPAPPTGGVPPSPPTGGVPPSPPTGGVPPSPPTGGVPPSPPTGGVPPSPPTGGVPPSLPTGVLPPPPPTGGVPPSPPTGGVPPSLPTGVLPPPPPTGVLPPPPPTGGVSPTPGVPPPPGGETPQTTPDVSPEVELRRRLGEISDPALVEELLGLYVDALTGLGNARAFEKAMSRAQALNLGVLGLDITNFKALNDLLDWQAGNAALKDVARLLTDAAKATGFPGRNIFRVGGDEFAVIGKQDDLQRLEAEIRGRLPSFERKVGDYNVGLRLARGQDWSAVFEELKGLKPKEQGPRYRDLGVPGQRYGDEGVVGPTEYRDPVSGLPNASALQVAKPRLQKPDYEFLRLSLLTTDTRDASSEVDKRLIATVGRVLAAELGRDAFHITPTSFLLWGPAPKLPLVKEHVFDALRDFLKAIPARRGQVFEVAVETRTAADRAGLSQTEQIFVPEHTEGRPDVTPPPPDVDVYVPEPTTADEYEALIRAAIADRNFDGATSLLMSALTVFPTDSRWGALLEENERARKEFTDGSVSAEQGQGPPAVGAVPTGLHPTAVQGVAETEVGGTPVPGASGTGPTGQLPTPVGATVEGVAAGGKPPEAVPVGGALPGVAPPHDVGVVPEPEAPGGVRVPGGVGTAALTNYRASAEDYSPVPRSQIIEDQARALALLDALEREGRRATPEEQALLARFRGWGTVRHADPSWGAKQFARALTQHGLAPEKIDKILKTVERYPASALTGFYTSPVLVTKIWALVQKLGFKGGRVLEPSAGSGRFITLAPEGLPVAVTAVELDPYSSAVLRHLLPQARVVNQAFQQAPLPSGTFDLVIGNVPFAEVRVPDPDPDLDKLSLHNYFIAKSLKLVRPGGLVALITSTYSMDSKTQAHREFWARNAELLYALRLPAEAHEGELTSVESDLLVFRRLLPNEKPPAEPDFLEAPSGRNEYWDKHPERVLASRARGERPQPMRGVVAPFRVGGEPRRLPADTDLGKLFDEILNEVPERVLQQEPVATANLDAAVAGAGGVLSQYQEGSFVETPSGLRQIINGQVREPEVRPASHARVSMLVRLKERVRSLLRLELSDAPDSEIEQARTELRQTYRSFVDQFGRLLEEGNLEGFESDPDYGLVAALEYEAPDGGYAEADILTRRVLQPAKKSGTLSIDEAYAIARARGKGEVDLDLVAELSGQDLQHVLQALEGRIYNDPATKRWIPADVYLAGNLPLKIEEAELAAQTDPQYQKNVEALRRRLPKQKTANEIQWRLGPGWIEESVLKRFLEWLAQEKGGSWQAYKLIDRVSLEYVAPLGVWKAEAAALNRILRNLGTESVPFSTILRHALNNTEPRVYRKVGDKSVLDVEATYLAKQRVDELHQYFNEYVTSVPAVGERLANRFNALLSSSVPYEPVTDWLRFPGLASTVAGQPFELMDHQKKEIAFLLVNGGRGLVSTQAGGGKTYSLIVTGMLLRQHGITKRPPLFVVPNQTLHQFTYQFRAIYPGARILAATAADLQPEKRAAFIARVATGNWDAVVMPYTAFARIPVSPDFAAEVVADELRKLRQALESSREESERRAGPTERAILRRLAALEARLEGLRRGPKERGIWFEDLGIDQIIVDEAHNFKNLPVSSALIQTAESARAWDLYLKARYVQSLRGNSGLILATGTPLANSIAEIHNYLRYLAPDLLAERGMEHLDQWLTNFAKRTTTVDLTVEGAYRPQSYIGPFVNLSELIRMWRQVAIGHHLDALPDIQRPKASVRNEVVPLSPEIKDFYQEIYARAQKIRSGLVKRSVDNLLKLSTEARLGAISLALVDPERWRFDPANGKLPAAAQKIVEYYSEFPGLVQLVFLDYGVPGSKLNLYEELRGLLVARGIPLHEIAFVHEAQGRDAERLFAKVREGKVRVIVGSTQKGGLGLNIQDRLKVIHNIDYPLRAVDLVQRHARMVRQGNQNKEVLIVNYVQEGSFDAYLMRILERKAQVMEQIATGRLGAQELVQVEDIGSRPLTFAEIKALAAGDPRLLKRAELEQVQIELELRLHTLQRDLREIEHRLGPLTELGERLEEAGTYIAGLEAAKAKLKPKGEFRITLEGRTFENRQDAENFIASAEVGAVARPLAGEFLGLPIEVRNDGLNWIVAFSLEEPLGSDEVKISSPLTKFDHKTVNKRVIDEIGRLPAMLDEVLAFYRDRAGKLAVAGQQRQRIEQDIRAVEAKLAEVAQEIEKLSQALEFGTAPRIEEVLSDEELPPPDPDVDLEPDDPRAYVVPTYPDEETEVDLVEELNLAVATAYPQVAERANAVILGQQIELLPLPREQLVQLVWPLLGQQKIRVVRKLRIKDALGVFYGSKRRIDVLATVAGNPQLANMVLAHEIGHLVDFLPQGTLKRGNILGHIAAMRNYLKHTLVLPGGTPVPQAVRNRLKAMAAVQTVALMGPKPKQPGPQLRAWMDVYQKLYTDLLNDELKSRNVVGLAKVKEELIALSEFWRGEITDEQRAYRVQPDELFADAISVLLLSPGTLANKAPTFWNALLAFAKARVGFWQDYLAIQGLVRDQEARLRVIREASRADYELAEHHRHAARAVQRQARQKAKWRWLRELFSAPGSTLERAYKALTGTKAPPWALERALNLLQQEWLNRDAPNVAFVERIREEVFEPLHQLLGQDLQDAGVILVAQRIALGDRAYWAREAQERIQQLTNISDPQRAIEVYKEWAETNPDDFDPGLLELALSEKFNPYGLTFETAKELLEDFARRWGYAKYHRVIELLAHFRELVYEHAVQPAIDAGLVSPRHLATITRNRETY